The following coding sequences are from one Streptomyces venezuelae window:
- the folC gene encoding bifunctional tetrahydrofolate synthase/dihydrofolate synthase, which produces MSDLPPRDDHADRPADPDDAFEDIVGAETDRDPDLAVIEAGSRTLRTQAGPPESGVPARPADPEVDRALREVETELAGRWGETKLEPSVSRIAALMDVLGEPQRAYPSIHITGTNGKTSTARMIEALFSAFDLRTGRYTSPHVQSITERISLDGAPIEAERFVEAYQDIKPYVEMVDSQQEYRLSFFEVLTGMAYAAFADAPVDVAVVEVGMGGSWDATNVIDGSVAVITPIDLDHTDRLGDTPGEIAKEKSGIIKQDATVIMAQQPVDAAQVLLKKAVEVDATVAREGLEFGVVSRQVAVGGQLLTLRGLGGEYEEVFLPLHGEHQAHNAAVALAAVEAFFGIGSQHARPLDIDAIRKAFATVSSPGRLEVVRRSPTVVLDAAHNPAGARATSAAISEVFDFSRLIGVVGASDDKDVKGLLEAFEPIFAEVVVTQNSSHRAMDADTLAGLAVEVFGDDRVQVEPRLDDALEAAITLAEEEGEYAGGGVLVTGSVITVGEARLLLGRG; this is translated from the coding sequence GTGAGTGATCTCCCCCCGCGCGACGACCATGCCGACCGCCCCGCCGACCCGGACGACGCCTTCGAGGACATTGTCGGGGCCGAAACCGACCGCGACCCCGACCTCGCCGTGATCGAGGCGGGCAGCCGCACCCTGCGCACCCAGGCGGGTCCGCCCGAGAGCGGTGTCCCCGCGCGCCCCGCCGACCCGGAGGTGGACCGGGCGCTGCGCGAGGTGGAGACGGAGCTCGCGGGCCGCTGGGGCGAGACGAAACTGGAGCCGTCCGTCAGCCGCATCGCCGCGCTGATGGACGTCCTGGGCGAGCCCCAGCGCGCGTACCCCTCGATCCACATCACGGGCACGAACGGCAAGACGTCCACGGCCCGCATGATCGAGGCCCTGTTCTCCGCCTTCGACCTGCGCACGGGGCGGTACACCTCGCCCCACGTCCAGTCGATCACCGAGCGCATCAGCCTGGACGGCGCCCCCATCGAGGCCGAGCGCTTCGTGGAGGCGTACCAGGACATCAAGCCGTACGTGGAGATGGTCGACTCCCAGCAGGAGTACCGCCTCTCGTTCTTCGAGGTCCTCACCGGCATGGCGTACGCGGCGTTCGCGGACGCCCCCGTGGACGTGGCCGTCGTCGAGGTCGGCATGGGCGGCAGCTGGGACGCGACGAACGTGATCGACGGCTCCGTCGCCGTCATCACCCCCATCGACCTGGACCACACCGACCGCCTGGGCGACACGCCGGGCGAGATCGCCAAGGAGAAGTCCGGCATCATCAAGCAGGACGCCACGGTGATCATGGCGCAGCAGCCGGTGGACGCCGCGCAGGTCCTGCTGAAGAAGGCCGTCGAGGTCGACGCGACGGTCGCCCGCGAGGGCCTGGAGTTCGGCGTCGTCTCCCGCCAGGTGGCGGTCGGCGGCCAGCTCCTGACGCTCCGCGGCCTCGGCGGGGAGTACGAAGAGGTGTTCCTGCCGCTGCACGGCGAGCACCAGGCGCACAACGCCGCGGTGGCGCTCGCCGCCGTCGAGGCGTTCTTCGGCATCGGCTCGCAGCACGCGCGCCCGCTGGACATCGACGCCATCCGCAAGGCGTTCGCGACGGTCTCCTCGCCGGGCAGGCTCGAAGTGGTGCGCCGTTCGCCCACCGTCGTCCTGGACGCCGCGCACAACCCGGCCGGCGCCCGCGCCACCTCCGCCGCGATCAGCGAGGTCTTCGACTTCAGCCGGCTCATCGGTGTGGTCGGCGCGAGCGACGACAAGGACGTGAAGGGCCTCCTGGAGGCCTTCGAGCCGATCTTCGCCGAGGTTGTCGTCACGCAGAACTCCAGCCATCGCGCGATGGACGCGGACACCCTCGCCGGACTCGCCGTCGAGGTGTTCGGCGACGACCGCGTGCAGGTCGAGCCGCGCCTGGACGACGCCCTGGAGGCGGCGATCACCCTCGCCGAGGAAGAGGGGGAGTACGCGGGCGGCGGCGTCCTCGTCACTGGTTCCGTCATCACGGTCGGCGAGGCCCGACTGCTCCTGGGGAGAGGCTGA
- a CDS encoding rod shape-determining protein: MDIGIDLGTANTLLYVRGKGIVLNEPSVVAVRADKGGKSGVLAVGTEAKETIGRTPGSITAIRPLRDGVISDYEAAEELIRHFVRKAVPGRRPRTRMVVCVPSGVTPVERRAIVHASQRAGARAVHLVEEPMAAAIGAGLPVAEPRGSMVVDIGGGTTEVAVISLGGIVTAQSLRVGGDRFDTAITDYVRKEHALLIGERTAEDIKVGIGSAWPVPGEDALEMRTFTVRGREKVGGLPKTLDLTAREVRAALDEPIEQIIAAVKTTLEECPPELSGDIMEHGIVLTGGGALLPALDLRIASATGIPVFVADDPLDSVAMGCGKCVEDFDGLERVMSAA; encoded by the coding sequence ATGGACATAGGTATCGACCTCGGCACTGCGAACACCCTCCTCTATGTGCGCGGCAAGGGGATCGTGCTCAATGAGCCGTCGGTGGTCGCCGTGCGGGCGGACAAGGGCGGCAAGAGCGGGGTGCTCGCCGTGGGGACGGAGGCCAAGGAGACCATCGGGCGGACGCCCGGGTCCATCACCGCCATCCGGCCGCTGCGCGACGGCGTGATCAGTGACTACGAAGCGGCCGAGGAACTGATCCGGCACTTCGTGCGCAAGGCCGTGCCGGGGCGCCGCCCCCGTACGCGCATGGTCGTCTGCGTGCCGAGCGGCGTCACGCCCGTGGAGCGGCGCGCGATCGTGCACGCCTCGCAGCGGGCCGGGGCGCGCGCCGTCCACCTGGTCGAGGAGCCGATGGCCGCGGCCATCGGCGCGGGGCTGCCGGTCGCCGAGCCGCGCGGGTCGATGGTCGTCGACATCGGCGGCGGGACGACCGAGGTCGCGGTGATCTCCCTGGGCGGCATCGTCACGGCCCAGTCGCTGCGGGTGGGCGGCGACCGGTTCGACACGGCCATCACCGACTACGTCCGCAAGGAGCACGCGCTGCTCATCGGCGAGCGCACCGCCGAGGACATCAAGGTCGGCATCGGGTCGGCGTGGCCGGTGCCGGGCGAGGACGCCCTGGAGATGCGGACGTTCACCGTGCGGGGGCGCGAGAAGGTGGGCGGCCTCCCCAAGACGCTCGACCTGACGGCACGTGAGGTGCGGGCCGCGCTGGACGAGCCGATCGAGCAGATCATCGCGGCGGTGAAGACGACGCTGGAGGAGTGCCCGCCGGAGCTCTCCGGCGACATCATGGAGCACGGCATCGTGCTCACGGGCGGCGGCGCCCTGCTCCCCGCCCTCGACCTGCGCATCGCGTCGGCGACGGGCATCCCGGTGTTCGTGGCGGACGACCCGCTGGACAGCGTGGCCATGGGGTGCGGCAAGTGCGTGGAGGACTTCGACGGGCTCGAGCGGGTGATGTCGGCGGCGTAG
- a CDS encoding sensor histidine kinase, translated as MRTLPAAQAIRQAAATAGRLGGRWSREPRALDVLTALSAFALMSLDVPGLAEADNSLNGPLAVLALAGGACSLLVRRRAPWLTYAVALCYLGWLHELTLAQFALYSLGRYRGRLAGAVGVVGYVAFAYVMFNLPGWPVHRGDTLGEFSSLVVPIGVLAAGVGVAANRQDLVRALEAQRVETETLQAVQRERVRIARDVHDFVGRELTLLSVRSQVLARRAEGGPFEDGFEELSETARSAHRMLNEIIVQRGTDGAPTPGLAALPELAERSARAGSPVDLLVDDEAHALSPLRQAAVHRVVQECLTNAAKHAPGERVTVRVALDGGRLHITVTNPLPTTAPPAAPVSAGTGTTGMAERIKAVGGTFEAGPGTSTYEVHATLSTGEPA; from the coding sequence ATGCGCACCTTGCCCGCCGCCCAGGCGATTCGCCAGGCGGCGGCCACGGCCGGCCGCCTCGGCGGGCGCTGGTCGCGCGAGCCGCGCGCCCTGGACGTCCTCACCGCGCTGAGCGCGTTCGCGCTGATGAGCCTGGACGTCCCCGGGCTCGCCGAGGCGGACAACTCCCTCAACGGGCCGCTGGCCGTGCTGGCCCTCGCGGGCGGCGCGTGCTCACTCCTCGTGCGCCGCAGGGCTCCCTGGCTGACGTACGCGGTGGCGCTCTGCTACCTCGGCTGGCTGCACGAGCTGACGCTCGCGCAGTTCGCGCTGTACTCGCTGGGCCGCTACCGGGGCCGTCTCGCGGGGGCGGTCGGCGTCGTCGGATACGTCGCGTTCGCGTACGTGATGTTCAACCTGCCGGGCTGGCCGGTGCACCGGGGGGACACGCTCGGCGAGTTCTCCAGCCTCGTCGTCCCGATCGGGGTGCTCGCGGCGGGCGTCGGCGTCGCCGCGAACCGGCAGGACCTGGTCCGCGCCCTGGAGGCGCAGCGCGTGGAGACGGAGACGCTGCAGGCGGTGCAGCGGGAGCGGGTCCGCATCGCGCGGGACGTGCACGACTTCGTGGGGCGCGAGCTGACGCTGCTGAGCGTGCGCTCGCAGGTGCTCGCGCGCAGGGCCGAGGGCGGGCCGTTCGAGGACGGCTTCGAGGAACTCTCGGAGACGGCGCGCAGCGCGCACCGGATGCTGAACGAGATCATCGTGCAGCGCGGCACGGACGGCGCCCCGACACCCGGTCTCGCCGCGCTGCCCGAACTCGCCGAGCGCAGCGCCCGCGCGGGCAGCCCCGTCGACCTGCTGGTCGACGACGAGGCGCACGCCCTCTCGCCGCTCCGTCAGGCGGCCGTGCACCGGGTGGTCCAGGAGTGCCTGACGAACGCGGCGAAGCACGCGCCGGGCGAGCGGGTCACCGTCCGTGTGGCCCTGGACGGCGGCCGACTCCACATCACGGTCACCAACCCGCTTCCCACCACGGCCCCACCCGCCGCCCCGGTCTCCGCCGGCACCGGCACGACGGGCATGGCGGAACGGATCAAGGCGGTGGGCGGCACGTTCGAGGCGGGCCCGGGGACATCGACGTACGAGGTCCACGCGACGCTCTCGACGGGTGAGCCGGCCTGA